A single region of the Streptomyces sp. NBC_01381 genome encodes:
- a CDS encoding TauD/TfdA family dioxygenase encodes MTNPPRGPLPGPAGLRQVVPAQVSFTSDSLVSHAPLAHPGEPPLVVRPTAAGVDVAAWAAHSRPWLDETLDEHGAVLLRGFSVTTTHDLEPLAAALVDELYRDNGEHPRASLSGSISSPLFFPPEEKLLWHTENSFNDTGPARIMFCCARPAASGGETPIVDSRQVFRRLDADLRSEFLAKGVMYVRHYGTGLGLDWREVLRTDDRREAEARCAQQGLRSAWDGDRLRTEAVRPAAVRHPRTGVWSWINQAQHWHPACLAPATRAALEATHTPDTLPRQCHFGDGSPIPDEAMAEICRVYAELEVCFPWERGDVLVLDNILVAHARNPFSGPRELLVAMGDMVRFA; translated from the coding sequence GTGACGAATCCACCGCGCGGGCCGCTGCCGGGCCCGGCCGGCCTCCGGCAAGTCGTTCCCGCCCAGGTCAGCTTCACCTCCGACTCGCTCGTCAGCCATGCACCGCTCGCACATCCGGGGGAACCGCCCCTGGTCGTCCGGCCGACCGCCGCCGGAGTCGACGTCGCCGCCTGGGCCGCCCACTCGCGGCCATGGCTCGACGAGACCCTCGACGAGCACGGCGCCGTGCTGCTCCGGGGGTTCTCGGTCACCACCACACACGACCTGGAACCCCTCGCCGCCGCGCTCGTCGACGAGTTGTACCGCGACAACGGCGAGCATCCCCGGGCCTCGCTGAGCGGCAGCATCTCCTCTCCGTTGTTCTTCCCGCCGGAGGAGAAGCTGCTGTGGCACACCGAGAACTCCTTCAACGACACCGGCCCCGCCCGCATCATGTTCTGCTGCGCGCGGCCCGCCGCCTCCGGTGGCGAGACCCCGATCGTCGACAGCCGGCAGGTCTTCCGGCGTCTCGACGCGGACCTGCGGTCCGAGTTCCTGGCCAAGGGCGTGATGTACGTACGCCATTACGGGACGGGCCTCGGCCTCGACTGGCGTGAGGTCCTGCGCACCGACGACCGGCGCGAGGCCGAGGCGCGCTGCGCCCAGCAGGGCCTGCGCTCCGCCTGGGACGGTGACCGCCTGCGCACCGAGGCGGTACGTCCTGCCGCCGTCCGGCACCCGAGGACCGGCGTGTGGTCGTGGATCAATCAGGCCCAGCACTGGCACCCGGCCTGCCTGGCCCCCGCGACAAGGGCGGCACTTGAGGCCACCCACACACCGGACACGCTGCCGCGACAGTGCCATTTCGGCGACGGATCCCCGATCCCCGACGAGGCGATGGCCGAGATCTGCCGGGTGTACGCCGAACTCGAAGTCTGCTTCCCCTGGGAGAGGGGCGACGTCTTGGTCCTCGACAACATCCTGGTCGCACATGCCCGCAACCCCTTCAGCGGACCACGCGAACTCCTGGTGGCCATGGGCGACATGGTGCGGTTCGCATGA
- a CDS encoding radical SAM protein yields the protein MDPTPLAVPEALAQSVRQARADRIDHELYEEEKRWRWHPGDGEDPRTVSQEALRRETALEHEIDARLGPAAPGPEDPRRHEERRRAKHFPVLFVSAPHIEEGATGAFPGMPTPLLYATCVLDRMLRIDEFPGARVPEVVAVLNPPAYSAAFEQELVTCLREHRPVVVGISNLSEGHHFALRIAATVKKECPQAIVLLGGQHEDAVNPDAYRAASRRVGDMSGRRQASHDDFRIGAEELGRLTALQTFARPDERELMDIVFAGDSAFALPEVLKVVADCLPADAETVKKRMLTEQDRFAELPGVGSLFIYDWNAQRIESMPLSGVPIDGDRLPYIDVTRMTHENRFPVFGHRRTAQIMACLGCKYACSFCHESADAFLYEQPKIRQRSPQHVIGEIRLRIDQGFEAVFFDDSTFTQNPRWLTEFLTLLEDLAAEHGTFEWGCQTTVNDVDRGLLRRMAGAGCSYVYFGVESAEPDAVRVQKVRQLLLISEADWTERFRDVAHWCRDAGIRVGTSLQFGLGETPEQRLLTLDLIAELHQDGCIPDGCVALNVNSPYPGTRQWLQMLQSGVALPDYREKLVRHPAFETAHQFSAITGQDVEALYLLAADRLGRALHQEEPA from the coding sequence ATGGACCCCACGCCGCTCGCCGTTCCGGAGGCCCTGGCGCAGAGCGTGCGCCAGGCGCGCGCCGACCGAATAGACCATGAGCTGTACGAGGAGGAGAAACGCTGGCGCTGGCACCCCGGTGACGGCGAGGACCCCCGCACCGTCTCGCAGGAGGCACTGCGCCGCGAGACCGCCCTTGAACACGAGATCGACGCCCGCCTCGGCCCGGCCGCGCCCGGGCCCGAGGACCCGCGCCGTCACGAAGAGCGGCGGCGCGCCAAGCACTTCCCCGTCCTCTTCGTCAGCGCCCCGCACATCGAGGAGGGCGCGACCGGCGCGTTCCCCGGCATGCCCACTCCGCTGCTCTACGCAACCTGCGTCCTCGACCGGATGCTGCGCATCGACGAGTTCCCCGGCGCGCGGGTCCCCGAAGTCGTGGCCGTCCTCAATCCGCCCGCCTACTCCGCCGCCTTCGAGCAGGAACTCGTCACCTGCCTGCGCGAGCACCGCCCCGTCGTGGTCGGCATCAGCAACCTCTCCGAGGGCCACCACTTCGCCCTGCGCATCGCGGCGACGGTCAAGAAGGAGTGCCCGCAGGCGATCGTCCTGCTCGGCGGCCAGCACGAGGACGCCGTGAACCCGGACGCCTACCGGGCGGCCTCGCGGCGTGTGGGCGACATGAGCGGCCGCCGGCAGGCGAGCCACGACGACTTCCGGATCGGCGCGGAGGAACTCGGCCGGCTCACCGCACTGCAGACCTTCGCCCGCCCCGATGAACGCGAGCTCATGGACATCGTGTTCGCGGGTGACTCCGCGTTCGCGCTGCCCGAGGTGCTCAAGGTGGTGGCGGACTGCCTGCCCGCCGACGCCGAGACCGTCAAGAAGCGCATGCTCACCGAGCAGGACCGGTTCGCCGAACTGCCGGGCGTGGGCAGCCTGTTCATCTACGACTGGAACGCGCAGCGCATCGAGTCGATGCCGCTCAGCGGCGTTCCGATCGACGGCGACCGGCTCCCGTACATCGACGTGACCCGGATGACGCACGAGAACCGCTTCCCCGTCTTCGGGCATCGCAGGACCGCGCAGATCATGGCCTGTCTCGGCTGCAAGTACGCGTGCTCCTTCTGCCACGAGTCCGCGGACGCGTTCCTCTACGAGCAGCCCAAGATCCGCCAGCGGTCTCCGCAGCACGTCATCGGAGAGATCAGGCTCCGCATCGACCAGGGCTTCGAGGCGGTGTTCTTCGACGACAGCACCTTCACCCAGAACCCCCGCTGGCTGACCGAGTTCCTGACCCTCCTTGAGGATCTCGCCGCCGAGCACGGCACCTTCGAATGGGGCTGCCAGACCACCGTCAACGACGTGGACCGCGGCCTCCTGCGGCGCATGGCCGGGGCGGGCTGCAGCTATGTGTACTTCGGCGTCGAATCGGCCGAACCCGACGCCGTACGCGTCCAGAAGGTCCGCCAGCTGCTTCTGATCTCCGAGGCCGACTGGACCGAGCGCTTCCGGGACGTGGCCCACTGGTGCCGCGACGCCGGGATCCGGGTCGGTACGTCCTTGCAGTTCGGCCTGGGGGAAACGCCCGAGCAGCGGCTGCTCACGCTCGACCTCATCGCCGAACTGCACCAGGACGGCTGTATCCCGGACGGTTGCGTCGCCCTCAACGTCAACAGCCCCTACCCCGGCACCCGTCAATGGCTCCAGATGCTCCAGTCGGGCGTCGCGCTGCCCGACTACCGCGAGAAGCTGGTGCGCCACCCGGCGTTCGAGACCGCCCATCAGTTCTCCGCGATCACCGGTCAGGACGTCGAAGCCCTGTATCTGCTCGCCGCCGACCGCCTCGGGCGGGCGCTGCACCAGGAGGAGCCTGCGTGA